In Eubalaena glacialis isolate mEubGla1 chromosome 3, mEubGla1.1.hap2.+ XY, whole genome shotgun sequence, the following are encoded in one genomic region:
- the LOC133087268 gene encoding PRAME family member 27-like, with protein sequence MSVWNPPRILGLEGISLLRDEASNITALEYLPIELFPPLFMEAFYGSHSETLKAMVQAWPFVRLPLGDLMKMPHLGTLQAVLDGLDILIAQKDRPRRCKLQVLDLRHTGQDFWRMWSRDGVHGYSSTLMTPVAEDRSRAEQSLAPLVVFIELHLKERTMDRFLTYLMRWVEERKASIHLCCKKLKILSMPMENIMKVLSMVQLNCIQEVQVNCAWHLTTLAMFAPLLGQMKNVQRLLLSHIHVPALEEQEEQHVIQITSQFLRLHHLRDLHLESPSYLEGCLDEMLRCLTTPLDNLAITHCLLSDSDLSHLSQCPNISQLKGLDLSGVTLTYSSPELLPVLLEKVAATLQELYLEQCGIRDSHLETILQSLSRCSQLMFFSLRGNFLSMAIMEKLLRHTSGLPSLSQELYPVPQESYSSQGILQPGRLAQCRAELFEILRVLGRPRIIWISSSSCVHCGDNIFYHPQPIIYR encoded by the exons ATGAGTGTCTGGAACCCACCCAGAATCCTGGGCCTGGAGGGAATAAGCCTGCTGAGGGATGAGGCCTCAAACATCACTGCTCTGGAGTATCTGCCCATCGAGCTCTTCCCCCCACTGTTCATGGAAGCGTTCTATGGGAGTCACAGTGAGACCCTGAAGGCCATGGTGCAAGCCTGGCCCTTTGTCCGCCTGCCTCTGGGGGACCTGATGAAGATGCCTCATCTGGGAACCTTACAAGCAGTGCTGGATGGGCTTGATATCCTGATTGCCCAGAAGGATCGCCCCAG GAGGTGCAAACTACAGGTGCTGGATTTAAGGCATACTGGACAAGACTTCTGGAGAATGTGGTCTAGAGATGGGGTCCATGGGTACTCAAGCACTCTGATGACACCAGTGGCTGAGGACAGGTCAAGGGCAGAGCAGTCCTTGGCTCCCTTGGTGGTGTTCATAGAACTTCACCTCAAAGAAAGGACCATGGATAGATTCCTCACCTACCTCATGAGGTGGGTGGAGGAGAGGAAAGCTTCCATACACCTGTGCTGTAAGAAACTGAAGATACTTTCAATGCCCATGGAAAATATTATGAAGGTCCTGAGTATGGTGCAGCTGAACTGTATCCAGGAGGTGCAAGTGAATTGCGCCTGGCATCTGACCACCCTGGCCATGTTTGCTCCTCTCCTGGGCCAGATGAAAAATGTACAGAGACTCCTTCTCTCCCACATCCATGTGCCTGCGCTTGAGGAACAGGAGGAGCAGCACGTCATCCAAATTACCTCTCAGTTCCTCAGGCTGCACCACCTCCGGGATCTCCATCTGGAATCTCCCTCCTACCTTGAAGGCTGCCTGGATGAGATGCTCAG GTGTCTGACAACCCCCTTGGACAACCTTGCAATAACTCACTGCCTCCTTTCGGATTCAGACTTGAGCCATCTGTCCCAGTGTCCGAACATCAGTCAGCTAAAGGGCCTGGATCTGAGTGGCGTCACCCTGACCTACTCTAGTCCTGAGCTCCTCCCAGTTCTGTTGGAGAAAGTTGCAGCCACCCTCCAGGAACTGTATTTAGAGCAATGTGGGATCAGGGACTCTCACCTCGAGACCATCTTGCAATCCCTGAGCCGCTGCTCTCAGCTCATGTTCTTCAGCCTGCGTGGAAACTTCCTCTCCATGGCCATCATGGAGAAGCTGCTGCGACACACCTCTGGGCTGCCCAGTTTAAGTCAAGAGCTGTATCCTGTCCCTCAGGAGAGTTACAGCTCTCAGGGAATCCTCCAACCTGGGAGACTTGCACAGTGTCGGGCTGAACTGTTTGAGATTCTGAGAGTCTTAGGACGTCCCAGGATCATCTGGATTAGTTCCAGCTCCTGTGTGCACTGTGGAGATAACATATTCTATCATCCCCAGCCCATCATATACCGCTGA